In a single window of the Alteriqipengyuania lutimaris genome:
- a CDS encoding alpha/beta hydrolase: MVAQQAAPDQAGSAALPSARHVALPVGGRTLDLSVFDAVGEPAAAIFLSHGAGSSPERLAPLIGALQEAGFVVLAPRHGDSLTIPEAEREDIRAAFISRTADLNAVSAYAAELHPGLALAGVGHSYGSLIALMGGGALDPMFGARVPAMKAVVMFSSPGPIPGLTGTPGAYDTVAVPTLTITGPQDVAQPFAGDPQVQVAQFEALPEGDHTLLLVEGSDHSFVYGEEDGYDEAIALVTRFLLAKVAGDAEAAKRFDEARSSERIEIRRR, encoded by the coding sequence ATGGTCGCCCAGCAGGCTGCCCCGGACCAAGCGGGGTCTGCGGCGCTCCCGTCCGCCCGGCATGTCGCGCTGCCCGTGGGCGGGCGCACTCTCGACCTGTCGGTCTTCGATGCGGTCGGCGAGCCCGCCGCGGCGATCTTCCTCTCGCATGGCGCGGGCTCCTCGCCTGAAAGGCTCGCGCCGCTGATCGGTGCATTGCAGGAGGCGGGATTCGTCGTGCTCGCGCCGCGCCACGGCGATTCTCTCACGATTCCCGAGGCGGAGCGGGAGGATATCCGTGCGGCCTTCATCAGCCGCACCGCCGACCTGAACGCCGTTTCGGCGTATGCTGCCGAACTCCATCCCGGGCTTGCGCTGGCGGGCGTAGGCCACAGCTATGGCTCGCTGATCGCGCTGATGGGCGGCGGCGCGCTCGATCCCATGTTCGGCGCCCGCGTCCCGGCGATGAAGGCGGTGGTGATGTTTTCCTCTCCCGGCCCGATCCCCGGGCTGACCGGGACCCCCGGCGCCTATGATACGGTCGCCGTGCCCACGCTCACGATCACCGGGCCGCAGGATGTCGCGCAGCCCTTCGCAGGCGATCCGCAGGTGCAGGTCGCGCAATTCGAAGCGCTGCCCGAAGGCGACCACACGCTGCTTCTGGTCGAGGGGTCGGACCATTCCTTCGTCTACGGGGAGGAGGACGGATACGACGAAGCGATAGCGCTGGTCACGCGCTTCCTGCTGGCCAAGGTGGCGGGCGATGCCGAGGCGGCGAAACGCTTCGACGAGGCCCGTTCGAGCGAGCGGATCGAGATCCGGCGACGCTGA
- a CDS encoding branched-chain amino acid aminotransferase, whose amino-acid sequence MADTPMIDFAHLPHPAPVPSESRDEALTDPGFGSIFTDHMVTIAFDADRVERGEDGWHDAKLRPREPIALDPAAAVLHYAQEIFEGMKAYRWEDDSVALFRPEQNARRLNASARRMAMPELPEELFLESIRQLVAKDRDWMPTVEGGSLYLRPFMFATEAFLGVRPAREYLYCLIASPVGSYFKSGVKPVDVWVSRDHTRAAPGGTGAAKTGGNYAASLVPLAEGTKQGCQQTVFLDAVEKKWIEELGGMNLFFVFEDGSAITPPLTGTILPGITRDSLIQMLRDEGLQVREEPYSIDQWHADAAKGDLIETFACGTAAVVTPVGSVNGPDGTFTIGSGGTGQLTQKMRDRLVAIQMGTAPDPHGWVTKLD is encoded by the coding sequence ATGGCCGATACGCCGATGATCGATTTTGCCCACCTGCCCCACCCGGCCCCCGTCCCGTCCGAAAGCCGCGACGAGGCGCTGACGGACCCGGGTTTCGGGTCGATCTTCACTGACCACATGGTGACGATTGCCTTCGATGCGGACCGCGTGGAGCGGGGCGAAGACGGCTGGCACGATGCGAAGCTTCGCCCGCGCGAGCCGATCGCGCTCGATCCGGCGGCGGCCGTGCTGCATTACGCGCAGGAAATCTTCGAAGGGATGAAGGCCTATCGCTGGGAGGACGATTCCGTCGCGCTGTTCCGGCCCGAGCAGAACGCGCGCCGCCTCAATGCCAGCGCGCGGCGCATGGCGATGCCCGAACTGCCCGAGGAGCTGTTCCTCGAATCGATCCGCCAGCTGGTCGCGAAGGATCGCGACTGGATGCCCACGGTCGAAGGCGGATCGCTCTACCTGCGGCCTTTCATGTTCGCGACCGAAGCTTTCCTCGGCGTGCGCCCGGCGCGCGAATATCTCTACTGCCTGATCGCAAGCCCGGTCGGTAGCTATTTCAAGTCGGGCGTGAAGCCGGTCGACGTGTGGGTCAGCCGCGATCACACGCGCGCGGCCCCCGGCGGCACCGGCGCGGCGAAGACCGGCGGCAACTACGCCGCAAGCCTCGTGCCGCTGGCCGAAGGGACCAAGCAGGGCTGCCAGCAGACCGTCTTCCTCGATGCCGTCGAGAAGAAGTGGATCGAGGAGCTTGGCGGCATGAACCTGTTCTTCGTGTTCGAGGACGGCAGCGCAATCACCCCTCCGCTGACCGGCACGATCCTGCCCGGCATCACGCGCGACAGCCTGATCCAGATGCTGCGCGACGAAGGGCTGCAGGTGCGCGAGGAACCCTATTCGATCGACCAGTGGCACGCCGATGCGGCGAAGGGCGATTTGATCGAGACCTTCGCCTGCGGCACCGCCGCGGTCGTCACGCCCGTGGGTAGCGTCAACGGGCCCGACGGCACCTTCACCATCGGCAGCGGGGGGACCGGGCAGCTGACCCAGAAGATGCGTGACCGGCTGGTCGCCATCCAGATGGGCACCGCGCCCGATCCGCATGGGTGGGTGACGAAGCTGGACTGA
- a CDS encoding DMT family transporter: MPAWSIGLMVLCNLAWALNVIVGKLAVDDLAMPPLFFAGLRSAIVVLVLVPLLVRSIPPRLPAVLAVGLAISGGSFALLFMGLQTADPATAGAIGLVGAPMTVLFAIVFLGETVRWRRALGMVLAFGGVLLAILSKGAMAASGGAMLVFVSALVGALGAVFVKRLDMPAMTLQAWAAVASTMVLLPLSFAVEQGQVASFAAAPWALAGCLVFAALVVSIAATGTYFVLFQKFEANLVVPLTLLHPLMTIGLGAWLTNDVVGGRLLLGSGIALAGVAIIVIRPSETFSRRFLTRPRM, from the coding sequence GTGCCCGCGTGGTCGATAGGGCTGATGGTGCTGTGCAATCTTGCATGGGCGCTCAACGTGATCGTCGGCAAGCTTGCGGTGGACGATCTCGCCATGCCGCCGCTCTTCTTCGCCGGTCTGCGTTCGGCCATCGTCGTGCTGGTGCTGGTGCCGCTGCTGGTCCGCAGCATTCCGCCGCGCCTCCCCGCAGTCCTCGCGGTCGGGCTGGCGATCAGCGGCGGGTCCTTCGCGCTCCTCTTCATGGGATTGCAGACCGCCGATCCGGCGACGGCGGGCGCGATCGGGCTGGTGGGCGCCCCGATGACCGTGCTGTTCGCGATCGTCTTCCTGGGCGAGACCGTGCGCTGGCGGCGTGCGCTGGGCATGGTGCTCGCCTTCGGCGGCGTGCTGCTGGCGATCCTTTCCAAGGGTGCGATGGCGGCGAGCGGCGGCGCGATGCTGGTCTTCGTTTCGGCCCTCGTCGGCGCGCTCGGCGCGGTCTTCGTCAAGAGGCTCGATATGCCCGCGATGACGCTGCAGGCGTGGGCGGCGGTGGCTTCCACGATGGTGCTGCTGCCGCTGTCCTTCGCGGTCGAGCAGGGGCAAGTGGCGAGTTTCGCGGCCGCGCCCTGGGCGCTCGCCGGGTGCCTGGTCTTCGCTGCACTGGTTGTCTCGATCGCGGCGACGGGCACCTATTTCGTCCTGTTCCAGAAGTTCGAGGCGAACCTCGTCGTGCCGCTCACCTTGCTGCACCCGCTGATGACGATCGGGCTGGGCGCATGGCTGACCAACGACGTCGTGGGCGGACGGCTACTGCTCGGCTCGGGGATCGCGCTGGCGGGCGTGGCGATCATCGTCATCCGGCCGAGCGAGACGTTCTCGAGGCGCTTCCTCACCCGGCCGCGGATGTAG
- a CDS encoding NAD(+) synthase, producing the protein MGERAHPFFDLHTHGFVRVATCTPFVRPADISGNTDSILTEAAHAHEAGVDLAVYPELCVTGYAIDDLHLQAAVIDAAAAAIGRIVEGSAGLTPVLIVGAPVQRGARLYNCALAIANGRLLGVVPKSYLPNYREFYEKRQFTRGHNCHGLDVTIAGHEAPFGTDVIFAAENLPGFVFGMEICEDFWAPQPPGMMAAMAGATILCNLSASPVTIGRASDRHLHCASASSRGMCAYAYSASGHGESTTDLAWDGQGVIYELGQLMKESVRFDRQAELCVTDIDTARIVNDRTRNGTFHDAAEAAGRPEDWYRRVAFTHNTTAGDIGLRRKIRRYPFVPADPDTLHEDCYEAVNIQVDALMRRIEATGAKSLVLGISGGLDSTHALLVACIACDRLGRPRSDIRGYTMPGFGTSDATRDNALRLMKAAGITAETIDITPAAERMLADIGHPYADKGADGGEEVYDTTFENVQAGLRTDYLFRLAGHHGGFVIGTGDLSEMALGWCTYGVGDQMSHYGVNSGVPKTLIQYLMRWMIDTDQFGHELNEVLEDVLGTEISPELVPAGEHGEMQSTEDQIGPYALHDFFLHHIARYGHSPSHVAFLAWQAWREIETHGWPLGFPEDAKRTYSLGEIRQWLEVFCRRFFGFSQFKRSAMPNGPKVSMGGALSPRGDWRAPSDAVADVWLAELESNVPHTED; encoded by the coding sequence ATGGGTGAGCGCGCACATCCCTTCTTCGATCTGCACACGCACGGCTTCGTGCGCGTGGCGACCTGTACGCCCTTCGTTCGCCCGGCGGACATTAGCGGCAATACCGACAGTATCCTGACCGAAGCGGCGCACGCGCACGAGGCGGGCGTCGATCTCGCCGTCTATCCCGAGCTGTGCGTGACCGGCTACGCGATCGACGATCTGCACCTGCAGGCCGCCGTTATCGATGCCGCCGCCGCCGCAATCGGGCGGATCGTCGAAGGAAGCGCGGGGCTGACCCCGGTGCTGATCGTGGGCGCGCCGGTGCAGCGCGGCGCGCGGCTCTACAATTGCGCGCTGGCGATCGCCAATGGCCGCCTGCTGGGCGTGGTGCCCAAGAGCTACCTGCCCAATTACCGCGAATTCTACGAGAAGCGGCAGTTCACGCGCGGGCACAATTGCCACGGGCTCGACGTGACCATCGCCGGTCACGAAGCGCCGTTCGGCACCGACGTGATCTTCGCCGCCGAGAACCTGCCGGGCTTCGTCTTCGGAATGGAGATCTGCGAGGATTTCTGGGCACCGCAGCCGCCCGGCATGATGGCCGCGATGGCGGGTGCGACGATCCTGTGCAATCTTTCCGCCTCGCCCGTCACCATCGGCCGGGCCTCCGACCGCCACCTGCACTGCGCGTCCGCCTCCAGCCGCGGGATGTGCGCCTATGCCTATTCCGCGAGCGGACATGGCGAGAGCACCACCGACCTCGCGTGGGACGGGCAGGGGGTGATCTACGAGCTGGGCCAGCTGATGAAGGAAAGCGTACGCTTCGACCGCCAGGCCGAGCTGTGCGTGACCGACATCGATACGGCAAGGATCGTCAACGACCGCACGCGCAACGGCACCTTCCACGACGCCGCCGAGGCTGCCGGACGGCCCGAGGACTGGTATCGCCGCGTCGCCTTCACCCACAACACGACCGCCGGCGACATCGGGCTCCGTCGCAAGATCCGCCGCTATCCCTTCGTCCCCGCCGATCCCGACACGCTGCACGAGGATTGCTACGAGGCGGTCAACATCCAGGTCGATGCGCTGATGCGCCGGATCGAGGCGACGGGCGCCAAGAGTCTCGTGCTCGGCATTTCGGGCGGGCTCGATTCGACCCACGCGCTGCTCGTCGCGTGCATTGCGTGCGACCGGCTCGGGCGTCCGCGCAGCGACATTCGCGGCTATACGATGCCGGGCTTCGGCACGTCCGACGCGACCAGGGACAACGCGCTCAGGCTGATGAAGGCGGCGGGGATCACTGCCGAGACGATCGACATCACTCCGGCGGCGGAACGCATGCTGGCCGATATCGGCCACCCCTACGCAGACAAGGGAGCGGATGGCGGCGAAGAGGTCTACGACACCACGTTCGAGAACGTGCAGGCGGGCCTTCGCACCGATTACCTCTTCCGCCTCGCGGGCCACCACGGCGGCTTCGTGATCGGCACCGGCGACCTGTCCGAAATGGCGCTCGGCTGGTGCACCTACGGCGTGGGCGACCAGATGAGCCATTACGGCGTCAATTCGGGCGTGCCCAAGACGCTGATCCAGTACCTGATGCGCTGGATGATCGACACCGACCAGTTCGGCCACGAGCTGAACGAGGTCCTCGAAGACGTGCTCGGCACCGAGATCAGCCCCGAGCTGGTCCCGGCGGGCGAGCACGGCGAAATGCAGAGCACCGAGGACCAGATCGGCCCCTACGCGCTGCACGATTTCTTCCTCCATCACATCGCCCGCTACGGCCACAGCCCGAGCCATGTCGCCTTCCTCGCGTGGCAGGCCTGGCGCGAGATCGAGACCCACGGCTGGCCGCTGGGCTTCCCCGAGGATGCCAAACGCACCTATTCGCTGGGCGAGATTCGCCAATGGCTGGAGGTGTTCTGCCGCCGCTTCTTCGGTTTCAGCCAGTTCAAGCGTAGCGCCATGCCCAACGGGCCCAAGGTCTCGATGGGCGGGGCGCTGAGCCCGCGGGGAGACTGGCGCGCGCCGAGCGATGCGGTCGCCGACGTGTGGCTCGCCGAACTGGAAAGCAACGTTCCCCATACGGAGGACTGA
- a CDS encoding sensor histidine kinase — MTAIDAANFMPANVPPLVPQFVFGLCLAIAMIGLRALIDMVAPTSGPFALVYPTVLIATLFGRQWAGIVCLIVSFLWAWYVVLPFTWSFAFEQEGDTARVLINFVSCCIVVVLAEIFRAAVRVREAELHDSLDRRRWLMAELQHRTKNNFALVASMIELQKRRQDNPAAAAALEAAANRVFSFSRAYAQLAVDEADRQEGDIDMASYLEDVVDHLLDASFDENIAVTRRIAPIALPREQAVAIGLFLNEALANAAKYAFADGRSGDLSVVLDGTKADWRLEVRDNGAGTAAVSAEDGGLGKSLMRTFARQAEAEHELDVSDAGCIVTLTSVGGGEGPANLGDGAQPLVSGA; from the coding sequence ATGACCGCGATCGACGCGGCCAATTTCATGCCGGCGAACGTTCCGCCGCTTGTGCCGCAATTCGTGTTCGGCCTGTGCCTTGCCATCGCGATGATCGGCCTGCGTGCGCTGATCGACATGGTCGCGCCCACCTCCGGCCCCTTCGCGCTCGTCTATCCCACCGTCCTCATCGCCACGCTGTTCGGTCGGCAGTGGGCGGGGATCGTGTGCCTGATCGTGTCCTTCCTGTGGGCGTGGTACGTCGTCCTGCCCTTCACCTGGTCCTTCGCGTTCGAGCAGGAAGGCGACACCGCGCGCGTGCTGATCAACTTCGTGTCCTGCTGCATCGTCGTGGTGCTGGCCGAAATCTTCCGTGCCGCGGTGCGCGTGCGCGAGGCGGAGCTGCACGATTCGCTCGACCGGCGGCGCTGGCTGATGGCCGAGCTTCAGCATCGCACCAAGAACAACTTCGCGCTCGTCGCCAGCATGATCGAACTGCAGAAGCGCCGGCAGGACAATCCCGCCGCCGCCGCCGCGCTGGAAGCCGCCGCCAACCGCGTGTTCTCCTTCAGCCGCGCCTACGCCCAGCTCGCGGTCGACGAGGCCGACCGGCAGGAAGGCGATATCGACATGGCGAGCTATCTCGAGGACGTGGTCGACCATCTGCTCGATGCCTCGTTCGACGAGAATATCGCGGTGACGCGGCGGATCGCGCCGATTGCGCTTCCGCGCGAGCAGGCGGTGGCGATTGGCCTGTTCCTCAACGAAGCGCTCGCCAATGCCGCGAAATACGCCTTTGCCGACGGGCGTTCGGGTGACCTGAGCGTCGTGCTGGACGGGACCAAGGCCGACTGGCGGCTGGAAGTGCGCGACAATGGGGCGGGCACCGCCGCCGTCAGTGCCGAGGATGGCGGGCTCGGCAAGAGCCTGATGCGCACCTTCGCCCGCCAAGCCGAGGCCGAGCACGAGCTGGACGTTAGCGACGCCGGGTGCATCGTCACGCTGACCAGCGTCGGCGGCGGCGAGGGGCCCGCGAACCTGGGCGATGGCGCGCAGCCCCTTGTGTCCGGCGCCTGA
- a CDS encoding DNA topoisomerase IB, with product MNSRTTKLIFVDDSLPGITRKGAGKGWAYYDADGGLIRDTAERERLNAIALPPAYEDCWFCPAPNGHILATGYDAKRRKQYRYHPDFRALRDSEKFDRCLAFGNRLPLLRKRVADDLAARDLGLQRALAGTVRLLDLGAIRIGNDTYARDNGSYGATTIKSHHVTVRGKTLRFRFKAKSGKHRDLRLTDTHLARIVRQMQDLDGQDLFSFVDEGDQAVRDITSTHVNAYLRDTMGADFTAKNFRTWHASAMAFGLLAGAKQDLTIKYLTESVAEHLGNTPAITRKSYIHPAVFDLMDRQGEWREGLALPRRTKWLSREERGLISFLEDAPSISGLLAA from the coding sequence ATGAACTCGCGCACGACCAAGCTGATCTTTGTCGACGACAGCCTGCCCGGCATCACCCGCAAGGGTGCGGGGAAGGGCTGGGCCTATTACGACGCCGACGGCGGGCTGATCCGCGACACTGCCGAGCGCGAGCGTCTCAACGCCATCGCGCTGCCGCCCGCCTACGAGGATTGCTGGTTCTGTCCCGCTCCCAACGGCCATATCCTCGCGACCGGCTACGATGCGAAGCGCCGCAAACAATATCGCTACCACCCCGATTTTCGCGCGCTGCGCGATAGCGAGAAGTTCGATCGCTGCCTCGCCTTCGGCAACCGCCTGCCGCTGCTGAGGAAGCGCGTCGCCGACGATCTGGCCGCGCGCGACCTCGGCCTGCAGCGCGCGCTTGCCGGAACCGTGCGCCTGCTCGATCTCGGTGCGATCCGCATCGGCAACGACACCTATGCGCGCGACAATGGCAGCTACGGCGCGACCACGATCAAGAGCCACCACGTCACCGTGCGCGGCAAGACGCTGCGTTTCCGGTTCAAGGCCAAGTCGGGCAAGCATCGCGACCTGCGGCTGACCGACACGCACCTCGCCAGGATCGTGCGCCAGATGCAGGATCTCGACGGGCAGGACCTGTTCTCCTTCGTCGATGAAGGCGACCAGGCCGTGCGCGACATCACCTCGACCCACGTCAACGCCTATCTGCGCGACACCATGGGCGCGGACTTCACCGCCAAGAACTTCCGCACTTGGCATGCGAGCGCGATGGCCTTCGGCCTGCTCGCGGGCGCGAAGCAGGACCTGACGATCAAGTACCTGACCGAAAGCGTTGCCGAGCATCTGGGCAACACCCCCGCGATCACCCGCAAGAGCTATATCCACCCGGCCGTGTTCGACCTGATGGACCGGCAGGGCGAATGGCGCGAGGGGCTGGCACTGCCGCGGCGCACTAAGTGGCTGTCGCGCGAGGAGCGCGGGCTGATTTCCTTCCTTGAGGATGCGCCTTCGATCTCCGGTCTGCTCGCCGCATAA